The Vanrija pseudolonga chromosome 1, complete sequence genomic sequence ACACCGGGGGCggctgggctgctgctgggctgcTGGCCTGCTGGGCTGCTCCACCCCCTCCGCTATAACTGCATGCACACTCGCTGACCACGCTATGATACTGCTTGTACTACTCTTCTTATACTCGTACCCCCCACCCACTTTCACAAAGTGCAGTTCTCCATCCCCTCTCTTCGCTCCCCTACGCGCACCGTCCTGCGTAACTCTATCCTCGCCAACATGTCGCGCAACTACTCTGCCACCCCCGAGGGTATCAAGAAGATCAAGGTCGTCaaccccgtcgtcgagctcgacggcgacgagatgACCCGCATCATCTGGCAGAAGATCCGCGAGGAGCTCatcctccccttcctcgacATTGACCTCAAGTACTACGACTTGGGCATGGAGAACCGTGACAAGGTGAGTGTCTTGTTGTTGGCTCGGTCGAGACTGGCTGGGCTGGTTGGCTGTGGAATCCTTGCTTTGCTCGTGCCGCGGCGACACTGCCAAGCATGCCGTGCCACCTcggtcgtcgctcgcgcacctgcagcagtcaccaccaccaccgtcgtCATCATTGTGGCCGTAGTGTGCTTGCTGGCAGTCGTTGTTTGCTGGcccaggctgctgctgggtggAGGTTTCTCCGAACGAGCCGTGAATCcggcccggcgcgcggcggcggcggggtcggggtcaCGGATTTTCGAATGCCAGCAGCTCCAACCCTCGTTACTCCCAATCCCTTGCGGGCCCCTTCCCACCCCGCCGGCACACACTCcgcgcgccaacgccgtTTATCCAATGTGtaccccgtcgtcggcccccagccagccagccatccCTGAACCCCGAGCCAGCCGCTGCCATGCAATTCAGAGTAACCGTTGCTGACATGACAATAGACCGATGACAAGGTCACCATCGAGTCGGCTGAGGCTATCCAGAAGTACTCGGTCGGTGTCAAGTGTGCCACCATCACCCCCGATGAGGCTCGTGTCGAGGAGttcaagctcaaggagatgTGGAAGTCGCCCAACGGCACTGTGAGTACCATCGTCGTCAACGACCAagacgcgtcgcgtcgtgctATGTTTTTGCCCGCGTGCCCACGCTGACGCGATCGTCACATTCCCCGCTGTGCCCCACGCTCTGCACATGCCGCACTCCACATACCCATTGCACACAACCTTATAGATCCGTaacatcctcggcggcaccgtcTTCCGTGAGCCCATCATCCTCGACAAGATCCCCAAGCCTGTCCCAGGATGGACCAAGCCCATCGTCATTGGCCGTCACGCCTTCGGTGACCAGTATCGCTCGACCGACTTTGTcgcccccggccccggcaAGCTCCAGCTCGTCTACACCCCCGCCGACGGTGGCAAGCCCACCGCTCTTGACGTCTACGActtcaagggcaagggtgTCGCCATGTCGATGTACAACACCGACGAGTCGATCTACGGCTTTGCCCACGCCTCGTTCAAGATGGCCATTGCCAAGAAGATGCCCCTCTTCATGTCGACCAAGAACACCATCCTCAAGAAGTACGACGGCCGCTTCAAGGACATCTTCGAGGAGGTCTACCAGTCGACCTACAAGAAGGACTTTGAGGCCCTCGGCATCTACTACGAGCACCGTCTCATTGACGACATGGTCGCCCAGGCCGTCAAGTCGTCGGGTGGCTTTGTCTGGGCCTGCAAGAACTACGACGGTGATGTCATGTCGGACGTTCTCGCCCAGGGcttcggctcgctcggcatGATGACCTCGGAGCTCATCACCCCCGACGGCAAGACGATGGAGTCGGAGGCCGCCCACGGCACCGTCACCCGCCACTACCGCCAGTGGCAGCAGGGCCAGGAGACCTCGACCAACCCCGTCGCCTCCATCTTCGCCTGGACCCGTGGTCTGTCGTtccgcgccaagctcgacggcacccccgagctcggcaagtTCGCCcaggacctcgaggacgcctGTGTCGAGTCgatcgacaaggacggcgtCATGACCAAGGACCTGGCCCTTGccgtcaagggcaaggccatGACCCGTGAGGACTGGGTCACCACCGACGTCTACATGCAGCACGTcaacgacaagctcgtcgccaagctccgcgcTCGCCAGTAAGGTCCTCTAGTTGGACCATGCTGACCCCGCGCTGGCCTCTCGGCTCCACTGTTGCAGCACCTAAGCTGTAGCGTACGGATGCTAAAAAGCTGCGCCCCACTTGATAAGTAGATCGCAACATAGCTgccccgccacccacccctgcCAACTCCACGCGCCTCGTCGTGAGAGTATCACATAGTTATTCAGCTGGATGCACACTGTACTGTATTCATTGCACGTGTTGGACGCGAGCAGCTTGGACGACCTAAACTTCTTTGGACGAGCTGCcctcggtcggtcggtcggcccACTTTGTTCCCCCATCAGAATCAACTCGCCGGCGGCTATGATCCCAATAGGCACAATCGGACCAATCACGCGCAGCAGAGATCCAAGCGCCAAGGTTGGGCCCAACGTGTGGGCGTGTGCCCTGGCTCTGCGCGTCCAGTCCCTGTGTTTTGGACCATACGACCGAGTTTCGACCGTTAATCCACCCAGGGGGCTTGTTGCCCCGCGCACCCCGGCGAAAGCCGACTttgcgtcgagcgagcgagcgccagcgAGCGAAATGACATGGACATgaccacgccggcgtcggtcCGTCGGTCGGCGCCTCGCGGCCCGCTCAACCGCAGTGGCGTCGTgctagccagccagcgagctgCATGCGCATCCCCCGCCTAGCCCAGCGGTATACCCGTGGCCAATCTCCACTCCGCGGCGTGCTCTTTTCCAATCCCTCTGTCCGCCCTCCACCAACCCGCTTAATCCTGCCTTGGCGCTACCaagcggccgcgcgcggcgcttgcgctcggTGTCGGCCGTCGTCCGATGTCGAGCGACCTCGCGCATTCCAGCTATTCCAGCTATTCCACAAGCAcatgtcctcctcctcgccctcggtcgGCATCTGACCCGCCGCTCGACAACAGAGCCGGGCGTCGCCGTCTAAATGATTGGGCTGACACACACTAGTCGGCGCCCAGatcggcctcctccgccacgtCATAGATAACAGGTTGGGGGTACAATGCATGCATACACTGTGACATGACGCCATCTCAAACAGGAACCCGTGGGCCAACATAGAACAAAGATGCTAAATAGTTGAAGTGAGTGAAGAGCAAGATTTTGCTGATGATGCTAGGTTTGAAGTGCGAGAGCTTCTATGGGCCGCGCGACGTGGCATACGCTGCAGGCGTACTCGAGCCTTGCGGGTACATGCGACCTTGGTcgggaggtggtgggtgccCATATCGGTCGCGCGCGTAATAGTCACGGGGAGGTGGCGCCCCTCCGTTCCAATCGTTTCTCCAAAAGTATGGGTCGCCGGCGGGTGGGCCACCGGACGagggcagtggtggtggagggggaTGACGAGCAGAGCCAAGGCcagcggcgggaggaggtggtggtggtggggcgaATCGGCCACTGTGAGAGCGCTCGTGGAAAGGGACTGGAGGGGGGACGGGTCTCGAGGATCCCCACCAGCCACCTGGTGGGTCGTCGTAGCgcgagggaggagggggagcacCACGAGGATCACGAGGGTCACCGCGCAGGTTGCGGGGATCCGCAAGAGGCTCGTGCCGAAGGTCGCGAGGATCGCCTCTAGGATCAACACGTGGATCGACACGAGGATCAATGTGATGGTCTGCACGGGGGTCGACTCGTGGGTCAACGCGCTGGTCCGCGCGCGGATCCCGAAGGTCGGCCCGGATATCGCGTGGGTCGgctcgaggcgggggcgcgaGCGGAGGCTCTGCTCGAGGATCCCGAGGGTCATTGATCCagtgcggtggtggcgcgtcAAATGGTCCAGGATGCCTGGGTGCAGGAGGTCGGTCAAACAAGCGTGGGGCGGGGAGGATTTCACGCTCAGGTTCGACATTGTCTGATGAACGCTGGCGGTAGACATCAAAGTCTCTTGGTCGTCCAAGCTGaggtggcgggggaggggcagAGGCCACAGCTGCTGCAACCTGTGGAGGAGAGGGTCGGCGGTACACGGGCTCAGCAGTCGAGTAAGACTTGTTGTCGGGGTAGGCTGGGGCCGTCGTGGATGAGGGTTGTCGTGCGAAGGGCGCCTTGTTCGGGGCGTACGCTGGGTCCTGAGTAGGCGGCCTCGACCACGATCGAGGGGGTAGTTCGGCCTCTGCATACACCAGCGGGCGCACGGCGGGTTCTGGGGACGACCTGATCTTCTCGGGTCTTGGTTCTATCAGGCCCATGCGAATCATGTCGTCCTCaaggtcgtcctcggcgatggGCTTGACACCGAGAACAATGTCGCGCCGTTCACGCGACTCGCCATCGACAAAGGTTTCAACTGTAGGCTCGGTGCCATTTGAGAGCAGCTTGGAGGTAGGGACAGGCCAGCCGCCCGAGCCACGGCCTTCGCCCAGAGTGGGCATGTTGGTGTACTTGCGTTTTGTAGATGCCTTGTGTCGGTCGAGGTATGTCTTCTCGGCAACAAGACGAGACATCTTGCGCCTGTTCTCAAACATGAGCTCGAGTGCCAGGTCCTCACAATCAGCCTGCGGGGGTGTTAGTTGCAAAGCCGCAATCACGTGTGCCTGTTGGCGCTCCGTGTCACTCACATGGAACTGAAAGTGGGTTTGATTAATTCGCTCTTTCCTGAAACCTTCGAGCTCTTCCAGTTCGAGCTCAATCTCAGTGTCAAGCCGAGACCTCAAAAGATCACGTCTTcggtcgagctcctcccaTAGAGCGATAAGGGTTGGGTGGGTACCGTCAAGCACAAGATTCTCCTGCTCGTCGAGTGCAACAAGGGCGGCGTCGATCAACGCATGGCGTGCCTTTTGTTCCGCCACTGCCTTTGGGTCATCAGGGTCCACTTCGCCCTTCCTGAGCCACTTTCGACGCTTTCGAGGGGCACGTCTGGGCTTTGCAGCTTCGGCTtcagctgccgctgctgcggcagcaacagcagcggcagTCGCTGCTGCCTCAGCCTCAGCGTCCGTGGTCGAAGTAGAGGTGGCTGCTGTGGCGTCCGTGGCATGGACGCCTTCGGAGGCGGCACTTGGGGCCTTGGCGGGtggcttgtcgtcgtcaccaaCGGCCTCGCCTGCTGATTCTTCCGCGCCGGGGAGGTCGCTGGTTCCCGGCGTTGCAGCATTAGCTGGAGTATCCAGACCAACTTCAGAGCTGAcagtcgtcgtgtcgtcgtcgacctttCTCTTGCGGGCAATGACGAGCATGATCTTTTGATGCGGCACGGCTGACTCTGCAGGAGGGTCAGGGGTTTCTTCCATTCCCGACTCATTCCCCGCCACTGGGCTATCAGCCGTTTCGGGTTCAATGTcgtggtcgaggttgtcgagttctggctcgccctcctcgtcggcatccaTCCTGTCGTCATCATCGTTTTGTTTGTTGGTGTCGAGTCCAGTGTCCAAGGCAACCTgagcctcgacggcgtcatcaGACGCAGAGGCGTGTGCGGCACTGGCGCGACTGGAGCTTGCCGACATCTTGTCGGGTGACTGTTCTTTGGTCGACTGGCTCCGTTGAGCGCGTGTGAGTttggggcgaggaggaggggaagAGCTGTTTGCGCGTTGCAAGTTGCTGGCCGACCGTCCGCGGCTGTAGCGTGTGCTGGTAAGAACGGTCGACTCGGATGTTGTTGGCAGAGTGGAAGAAGATGGTTGGTGTGGAGAGTAGACTGCCGATGTGGACATTGTGTGACGGATAGGCTGCAAGTGGAACAGAGAGGACGAGGTTAGCGCAAGAAATTCAACAATGTTGGGATTGGAGCGCAGAGCATGATgacggggggaggggggggagggggtttGCAAGTGTGGAGGTGGGCAAAGGATGGTGATTGTTCTTGCAAAAGGATAAAAGAGTGCTGGAGGAGTGGTGACGCGCACAGGAGGCCTGGCTAGTGCCCTCCCCGAGGTACAAGGTCTTTAACAATGGCCTTTTGCTTTCACAAGGTGTAGGTGCTGAAAACAAACGAAGCGGCCACGACAAGCACAAGCGCGAGGGCCGTTTCGTGACACACAGACAGTGTatgtgtgttgtgtgtgtgggtggtgtgggtttGGGCCTGGCTCTGGGTGTCTGGGTGTGGGTGCACGCAGCGGGGGTGGCTGCACAAAAACGACTATTGTGCACGGTGCGTCTTGTCTTTCGCTTTGCCGTGCCCTGcccacgccgctgctcctTTTTGCCcctggcgaggcgaggggggAAAGGGCCACTCGGCCTGATAGGACTCAGGcgaccgaccaccaccacacggACCCATGctcacgcacgcacgaccGACTCGGAGTTTTACGTAAAAAGCAAAGACAAGACAGACCATTCGGCTCGTGATGTGTGGAGACCCCGCGATCTCTTGACCGCGATAAAAAAAGGGGGCACACGCGCGGCACACAACCAGAACAATGAAAAAGAAAAGAAAACAATGCGAGGGGCATAAAGTGGGAGGAGGAAACAAGAGGCAGACGCCCAAAATTAGGCTGTGTCGAGAGCCAGGGgcagtcggcgcgcgcgcgcgcgcaaagcGTCAGGGGGGagaggagcgacgacgggcgacgaggacaaaCTCAGGgcacgacaacaacgacagACATCAAACCCGCAACCGAAAGCGCCGGCCGGTTAGTGGTGGGTGATGCACTGCACCACCCATCACGGCGCGGCCATGGCGGGGAATataaccaccaccacggttCAGGGTCCTCGGACAAGCCCAACCATGTAATGCCAGGCAAGCCATAAGGAGGTAGCAAGGACACTTGGCCACCTGCACCTGGCCAGGTGGCCCACCTGCGTCAGGAGTCGCCATCCCAGGTGCCCAGAGCCAAAACGCCCTTGCTAAAGCTCTACCGGCTCCAGATTGACACCACCTTGGAAAGAAGATTGTCATGGGCACGGCGCAAAtccaaccgccgccgccgcccgcccccgcaaAACGCAATGATGGCTGTATGCCATTATGCCTTTGAGTGACCACCTCCGGGCGACCACCGAGGGGGACAagcaagcggcggcggcagcagctaCAGGGCTGATCCAACAAACCACATGCACCCGTGTCTGTCTGCCCACCGACCCACACGCCCATACACACCCCTCTTGGCCGGGTACCACCACCAGGCCAATCGGCCAGCCCATGATAATCCCAAGGTCACACCATTTGATGCAGGCAGGCACTTGGTTCCTaacgccgccgcacgccgccgcacgccgccgccgtcggaGACTGCGTTTGCCATCTCGGTGGTTTCGTTCCATAGAGAAGATGCCAAAGACGGTATCCACTCCACATATTGCCCCACCCATC encodes the following:
- the icdA gene encoding Isocitrate dehydrogenase [NADP], mitochondrial — encoded protein: MFSIPSLRSPTRTVLRNSILANMSRNYSATPEGIKKIKVVNPVVELDGDEMTRIIWQKIREELILPFLDIDLKYYDLGMENRDKTDDKVTIESAEAIQKYSVGVKCATITPDEARVEEFKLKEMWKSPNGTIRNILGGTVFREPIILDKIPKPVPGWTKPIVIGRHAFGDQYRSTDFVAPGPGKLQLVYTPADGGKPTALDVYDFKGKGVAMSMYNTDESIYGFAHASFKMAIAKKMPLFMSTKNTILKKYDGRFKDIFEEVYQSTYKKDFEALGIYYEHRLIDDMVAQAVKSSGGFVWACKNYDGDVMSDVLAQGFGSLGMMTSELITPDGKTMESEAAHGTVTRHYRQWQQGQETSTNPVASIFAWTRGLSFRAKLDGTPELGKFAQDLEDACVESIDKDGVMTKDLALAVKGKAMTREDWVTTDVYMQHVNDKLVAKLRARQ